From the Chloroflexus aurantiacus J-10-fl genome, one window contains:
- the nusA gene encoding transcription termination factor NusA, whose product MKSDFYAAITQIASERGIPKEAIIDVMERALVSAYRRLLGPNPPAIDVVVKLDPVSGVARVYAEKQVVDEVYDERFEIDLEAARRIKPDAQIGEAVLVESTPRDFGRIAAQTAKQVVLQGIKDIERNYIYSEFEDREGELLTATVQRNNGPRGNVILELGKAEAIIPPKEQVANDRYYHGQRLKVYLMEVKKDERGPRLIASRAHKNLILRLFEMEVPEIYNGAVEIKSIAREPGLRTKVAVAARQEGIDPVGSCVGMRGIRIQNIVNELNGEKIDVVQWSSDPREYIANALSPAQVVEVHLNDHEHTALVIVPDKQLSLAIGKEGQNVRLAEKLTGWRIDIKSASVLLEEERAAAEARAEAEAEQMAIEAELAMAPIETRVVQPDGTIRYRGHRYGPLGSDLVGKTVQVRATSQKIFIYYNDRLFASYILLEGGQVVPDEE is encoded by the coding sequence ATGAAAAGCGATTTTTACGCGGCAATTACTCAGATTGCATCCGAGCGCGGTATTCCAAAAGAGGCCATCATCGATGTGATGGAACGGGCATTGGTGAGTGCGTATCGACGTTTATTAGGCCCGAATCCGCCGGCTATCGATGTGGTTGTCAAGCTCGATCCGGTAAGTGGTGTGGCGCGGGTGTACGCTGAGAAACAGGTTGTTGATGAAGTGTACGATGAGCGTTTTGAGATCGATCTCGAAGCGGCTCGCCGCATTAAACCTGATGCGCAGATCGGCGAGGCAGTCCTGGTCGAGAGTACCCCGCGTGATTTCGGGCGGATTGCTGCTCAAACCGCCAAGCAAGTTGTCTTGCAGGGCATCAAGGATATTGAGCGCAATTACATCTACAGCGAGTTTGAGGATCGCGAAGGGGAATTGCTCACGGCAACCGTTCAGCGCAATAACGGCCCGCGCGGTAACGTGATTCTTGAACTTGGGAAAGCCGAAGCCATCATTCCACCGAAAGAGCAGGTAGCGAATGACCGCTACTACCACGGGCAGCGGCTGAAAGTCTATTTGATGGAAGTCAAGAAGGATGAGCGAGGGCCACGCCTGATCGCCTCTCGTGCGCATAAGAATTTGATCCTCCGTCTCTTCGAGATGGAGGTGCCTGAAATCTACAATGGCGCCGTTGAGATTAAGTCTATCGCTCGCGAGCCGGGGCTGCGCACGAAGGTCGCCGTCGCCGCTCGTCAAGAGGGGATCGATCCGGTTGGTTCGTGTGTCGGTATGCGCGGTATCCGCATTCAGAATATCGTGAACGAGCTGAACGGCGAGAAGATCGATGTTGTGCAGTGGTCGTCTGATCCGCGCGAGTACATTGCCAACGCACTTTCGCCGGCTCAGGTGGTCGAAGTTCATCTTAATGATCACGAGCACACCGCCCTGGTTATTGTGCCCGATAAGCAATTGTCACTGGCAATTGGTAAAGAAGGGCAAAATGTACGCCTGGCCGAGAAGCTGACCGGTTGGCGAATCGATATCAAGAGTGCCTCGGTGCTGCTTGAAGAGGAACGAGCAGCGGCTGAGGCGCGTGCGGAGGCGGAAGCTGAACAGATGGCGATTGAGGCTGAGCTGGCAATGGCTCCGATAGAGACACGAGTGGTGCAACCGGATGGTACCATTCGCTACCGTGGCCATCGCTATGGCCCTCTTGGTTCCGATCTGGTCGGTAAGACGGTACAGGTGCGAGCGACCTCGCAGAAGATTTTTATCTATTACAATGACCGCCTGTTCGCTTCCTACATTTTGCTGGAAGGTGGACAGGTAGTGCCCGATGAGGAGTAA
- a CDS encoding class I SAM-dependent methyltransferase — MNSNLVPFDPYYKKRITYVWRGQQFAFDVAHTIFSSFQIDEGTDLLLRLIEPAFPEPQRILDVGCGCGVIGICLARRFPQADVTLVDKDLLAVRYARHNAELNATTNVTVLGSVGLSEAPPGPYDLIVSNIPAKIGDYAIEHEFILEPLRHLRPGGEYWFVVVSGLNHLIPRLGPRHNLRLKEIKKRAGHSVYRIIAPAATVPTGGL, encoded by the coding sequence ATGAACAGTAATCTCGTTCCGTTCGATCCCTATTACAAGAAGCGGATCACGTATGTATGGCGTGGTCAGCAGTTTGCATTCGATGTGGCGCATACGATCTTCTCTTCGTTTCAGATCGATGAAGGGACTGATTTACTGCTGCGTCTGATCGAGCCGGCATTCCCGGAACCACAGCGTATTCTCGATGTGGGTTGCGGTTGCGGAGTCATCGGGATTTGCCTTGCCCGCCGCTTTCCGCAGGCTGATGTGACTCTAGTCGATAAAGACCTGCTTGCCGTGCGCTACGCTCGTCACAATGCCGAATTGAACGCCACAACGAATGTAACCGTCCTTGGCAGCGTCGGTTTGAGCGAGGCGCCTCCCGGCCCATACGATTTAATTGTCTCGAACATCCCGGCAAAGATTGGTGACTACGCTATCGAGCATGAGTTCATTCTGGAACCGTTGCGCCATTTACGTCCCGGCGGCGAATACTGGTTTGTTGTTGTGAGCGGCCTCAACCACCTGATACCCCGCCTTGGGCCGCGCCACAATCTGCGTCTCAAAGAGATCAAGAAGCGGGCTGGTCATTCGGTGTACCGCATTATCGCGCCAGCAGCTACGGTACCAACAGGAGGCTTATGA
- a CDS encoding YitT family protein, translated as MTTSPRWRHIARTLTDYALLTVGALLSATAVRFFLVPNQVVTGGLTGVAQLLNTFIGTPVGVVVLILNIPLLIAGWRYLGGAVFGVRTFYTVVVMSLAIDGLAPFARPITNDPLLYSLYGGVIDGIGIGLVLRARGTTGGSDILARLIERRFGVQPGRSLLGFDTMVFTAALFSYGPEKILYALLVAFTASRAIDTVLAAGKGARQALIITSSPEPIRQAVLHRIGRGVTQLEAIGGYTGATRAVLLCVVARTEIGALKNIVSNIDPAAFVIIGEVEEVLGEGFTPAR; from the coding sequence ATGACAACATCGCCACGCTGGCGACATATCGCCCGTACCCTCACCGACTATGCCCTGCTCACGGTTGGTGCCTTGCTAAGTGCCACGGCAGTACGCTTTTTTCTGGTTCCTAATCAGGTAGTCACCGGTGGTCTGACCGGTGTCGCGCAACTACTGAACACCTTTATTGGAACCCCGGTTGGCGTGGTCGTTTTGATATTGAACATTCCGCTGCTGATTGCCGGCTGGCGCTATCTGGGTGGAGCAGTGTTTGGCGTCCGTACCTTCTACACCGTAGTTGTCATGTCGCTGGCAATCGATGGTCTGGCGCCATTTGCGCGTCCGATCACGAATGATCCCCTGCTCTACAGTCTTTACGGCGGCGTGATTGACGGCATTGGTATTGGCCTGGTCTTGCGGGCGCGAGGCACCACCGGCGGCAGCGACATTCTGGCCCGGCTCATTGAGCGGCGCTTTGGCGTGCAACCGGGGCGTAGCCTGCTCGGCTTCGACACCATGGTGTTCACGGCTGCACTGTTCAGTTACGGGCCGGAGAAGATTCTGTACGCCCTGCTGGTCGCGTTCACGGCCAGTCGTGCCATCGACACCGTCCTGGCAGCAGGCAAAGGTGCTCGCCAGGCGCTCATCATCACCTCGTCGCCTGAACCGATTCGCCAGGCGGTATTGCACCGCATCGGACGCGGAGTCACGCAGCTTGAAGCAATTGGTGGTTATACCGGCGCAACCAGAGCGGTGTTGCTATGCGTGGTAGCACGCACAGAAATCGGTGCTTTGAAAAACATTGTGAGCAATATAGACCCCGCCGCATTCGTCATTATCGGCGAAGTCGAAGAGGTGTTGGGAGAGGGATTTACACCGGCGAGGTGA
- the infB gene encoding translation initiation factor IF-2: MSDKPRRDTGSTGTGSGRSTGQSGSNRAVGAPNPGTGRSPNASTGGNRSAGNQAGNSGRPASAGRNQATTPAPNRNTPPAGARQGGAANARTGTPPVARGGGGGVTPPTGRGGNNPRAARNQPRSRQQPEEREREHVLRRPPPQPAARPVVRPRGPVALPPVMTVRELSEATGIGAADILKAMLKAGMLANINQQIDYETAALIMADFGIETTEDVPEQMAGIVEDVKEVLRAQPPEEMRPRPPVVTIMGHVDHGKTKLLDAIRSTRVAEGEAGGITQHIGAYQIEVNHRKITFLDTPGHEAFTAMRARGAQVTDIVVLVVAADDGVKPQTEEAIAHVKAAGVPMIVAINKIDLPTANPDRIKQQLANVGVIVEEYGGNVPCVHVSARQKINIDGLLEMILLVADLEDLRANPNAPAVGTIIEAKLDKSRGPVATVLIQNGTLHLEDNVLVGCVAGKIKSMFSDSGKRLRHAEPSTPVEIVGLEGVPQAGDILQVMDDLVVAREIALQRQRQQRAEVMAAAARGTSLEELFGKVKQGQVKELNLILKADVQGSLDAIAHLIEQLNQSQQAVQTRIIHRGVGAITEGDVNLALASHAIIIGFNARPDPAARRHAEQHGIDIRFYNIIYQLQDDLKKAMAGMLAPTVKEVVEGYAEVRNTFRLPTREVVAGVYVSDGKITRTGQNVRVLRRGVVIHDGKISSLKRFKDDVREVTAGYECGLIVEGFNDIEVGDALEFYRQETVAASL, from the coding sequence ATGAGCGATAAACCACGACGTGATACAGGCAGTACGGGCACAGGCAGTGGACGCAGCACAGGCCAGTCTGGCAGTAATCGAGCCGTTGGCGCGCCTAACCCTGGTACAGGACGTAGTCCAAATGCTTCGACCGGTGGGAACCGGTCGGCTGGGAATCAAGCCGGCAATAGTGGTCGTCCGGCTTCCGCTGGACGTAATCAGGCGACTACACCGGCTCCTAATCGAAATACACCTCCTGCTGGCGCCCGGCAGGGTGGTGCTGCCAATGCGCGTACCGGTACACCACCGGTTGCGCGTGGTGGTGGTGGCGGGGTAACGCCGCCGACCGGACGCGGTGGGAACAATCCACGCGCAGCACGTAATCAGCCACGCAGCCGCCAGCAACCTGAAGAACGCGAGCGCGAGCACGTCTTGCGCCGTCCGCCACCTCAACCGGCAGCGCGCCCGGTGGTGCGCCCGCGTGGCCCGGTTGCCTTGCCTCCGGTAATGACCGTGCGTGAACTTTCGGAAGCGACCGGTATTGGCGCGGCAGATATTCTCAAGGCGATGCTGAAAGCGGGGATGCTGGCGAATATCAATCAGCAAATTGATTATGAAACCGCTGCACTGATTATGGCCGACTTTGGCATTGAGACGACCGAAGATGTGCCTGAGCAGATGGCCGGTATCGTTGAAGATGTCAAAGAGGTTTTGCGGGCACAGCCACCCGAAGAGATGCGGCCACGACCACCGGTGGTGACCATTATGGGTCACGTTGACCACGGTAAGACCAAGCTGCTCGATGCGATCCGCTCAACCCGTGTCGCCGAGGGTGAGGCCGGTGGCATTACGCAGCATATTGGCGCGTATCAGATTGAGGTTAATCACCGCAAGATCACCTTCCTGGATACGCCGGGTCACGAAGCATTTACCGCAATGCGTGCCCGTGGTGCTCAGGTGACGGACATTGTGGTGCTGGTGGTGGCTGCCGATGACGGTGTGAAACCGCAAACCGAAGAGGCGATTGCGCACGTGAAGGCTGCCGGTGTGCCGATGATTGTGGCGATTAATAAGATTGATCTGCCCACGGCCAACCCTGATCGGATCAAGCAGCAGTTGGCAAACGTTGGAGTGATTGTTGAAGAGTACGGCGGAAATGTGCCTTGTGTTCACGTTTCGGCACGCCAGAAAATCAATATTGACGGTTTGCTAGAGATGATCTTGCTGGTTGCCGATCTCGAAGATCTGCGCGCCAATCCAAACGCTCCCGCTGTGGGCACCATCATTGAGGCCAAACTCGATAAGAGCCGCGGCCCGGTGGCGACTGTCTTGATCCAGAATGGAACGCTCCATCTGGAGGATAATGTTCTGGTGGGATGCGTGGCCGGTAAGATCAAGTCGATGTTCAGTGATAGTGGCAAACGTCTGCGCCATGCCGAACCGTCTACACCGGTAGAGATTGTTGGTCTGGAAGGTGTGCCACAGGCTGGTGATATTTTGCAGGTCATGGATGACCTGGTTGTAGCCCGTGAAATTGCTCTGCAACGTCAACGCCAGCAACGGGCAGAGGTTATGGCCGCTGCTGCGCGCGGTACCAGCCTCGAAGAGTTGTTCGGCAAGGTGAAACAGGGCCAGGTGAAAGAGTTGAACCTGATCCTGAAAGCCGATGTCCAGGGTTCGCTCGATGCTATTGCCCATTTGATCGAGCAGTTGAACCAGTCGCAGCAGGCCGTACAGACCCGCATCATCCATCGCGGCGTAGGAGCAATTACTGAGGGTGATGTCAACCTGGCCCTGGCCAGTCACGCGATCATCATCGGCTTTAATGCGCGCCCCGACCCGGCAGCGCGTCGCCACGCCGAGCAGCACGGGATCGATATTCGCTTCTACAATATCATCTATCAGTTGCAGGATGATCTGAAGAAGGCGATGGCCGGTATGCTGGCCCCCACTGTCAAAGAGGTGGTCGAAGGCTATGCCGAGGTACGCAATACCTTCCGCTTGCCAACCCGTGAGGTCGTCGCCGGTGTCTACGTTTCCGATGGAAAGATCACCCGTACTGGTCAGAATGTGCGTGTGCTACGGCGAGGCGTGGTGATCCACGACGGTAAAATCTCGTCACTCAAACGGTTTAAAGATGATGTGCGCGAGGTGACTGCCGGCTACGAGTGCGGTCTGATTGTCGAGGGCTTCAACGATATCGAAGTCGGTGATGCCCTGGAGTTCTACCGCCAGGAGACGGTTGCCGCCTCGTTGTAG
- the truB gene encoding tRNA pseudouridine(55) synthase TruB, whose protein sequence is MTALTGFLVVDKPAGLTSHDVVARVRRLAGRAVKVGHAGTLDPAATGVLPVALGSATRLIDQLVDARKGYRGVVRLGVQTTTDDAEGEPVATLPVPVFTITEIAAVLAQFRGDILQQPPAFSALHVAGQRAYALARAGDQVTLAPRLVRIDRLELLDWASPDLTIEVECGKGVYIRALARDIGAALGCGGHLVSLQRTFVGPFRLAQAVPLANLTDQSCLLNHLLPPETVLQDWPLVQVDADDANRLRHGMAITATEPDAPHARAHDPAGKLIALLKRDGDNWRPVKVLG, encoded by the coding sequence ATGACAGCATTAACAGGATTTCTGGTTGTCGATAAACCGGCTGGTCTGACATCGCACGATGTGGTGGCCCGCGTGCGCCGACTGGCAGGGCGGGCGGTAAAGGTTGGCCACGCCGGTACCCTCGATCCGGCAGCAACGGGTGTATTACCCGTTGCCCTGGGCAGTGCGACGCGACTGATCGATCAGTTGGTCGATGCCCGGAAGGGCTACCGTGGCGTCGTGCGCCTCGGTGTGCAGACAACGACCGATGATGCCGAGGGTGAACCGGTAGCGACCCTGCCGGTACCAGTATTCACGATCACGGAAATCGCCGCTGTCCTGGCCCAGTTTCGGGGTGACATTCTCCAACAACCTCCCGCCTTTTCGGCCTTGCATGTCGCCGGTCAGCGCGCCTACGCCCTGGCCCGCGCTGGTGATCAGGTGACGCTAGCGCCGCGCCTCGTGCGGATTGATCGTCTGGAGCTGCTTGATTGGGCCTCACCCGATCTCACCATCGAGGTCGAATGCGGCAAAGGGGTCTACATTCGCGCACTGGCCCGCGACATTGGCGCTGCCCTTGGCTGCGGTGGGCATCTGGTCTCATTACAGCGTACCTTCGTCGGCCCCTTTCGTCTCGCACAGGCGGTACCGCTGGCAAACTTGACCGATCAGTCGTGCTTACTCAACCATCTCCTGCCGCCGGAAACGGTTCTGCAAGACTGGCCCCTCGTCCAGGTTGATGCCGACGATGCCAACCGACTACGTCATGGAATGGCCATTACGGCAACCGAACCCGACGCACCGCATGCACGGGCACACGATCCAGCCGGTAAGCTCATCGCACTCCTCAAACGTGATGGTGACAACTGGCGACCGGTAAAGGTGTTGGGGTGA
- the rnpM gene encoding RNase P modulator RnpM, producing the protein MAANPKTATPRPRHVPKRMCIVCRQSDAKRALIRLVRNADGRVVIDPTGKQPGRGAYLCRNPLCWAQALRRNALERALKIATLHPDDRAVIEAMGQQLLQETESTASA; encoded by the coding sequence ATGGCGGCCAACCCTAAGACCGCTACACCACGTCCACGGCACGTACCGAAGCGTATGTGCATTGTTTGTCGCCAGAGTGATGCCAAACGTGCATTGATTCGGCTGGTACGCAATGCTGATGGGCGCGTGGTGATCGATCCGACCGGGAAGCAACCCGGACGAGGTGCGTATCTGTGTCGCAATCCATTATGTTGGGCGCAGGCGTTGCGTCGCAATGCTCTCGAACGGGCATTGAAGATTGCGACACTGCATCCAGATGATCGGGCAGTCATCGAAGCAATGGGGCAACAGTTGCTTCAGGAAACGGAGTCAACGGCGTCTGCGTAA
- a CDS encoding alanyl-tRNA editing protein yields the protein MNATTRLYYDDSYLTTFNAQVIATTERQGLPAVALDQSAFYPEGGGQPADQGWLSAATDPDRRWPVIDVQSDNGVVWHILATGVQLPEPGTIVTGQINWERRFDHMQQHCGQHILTAAFIATCNAPTVSFHLSERSVTIDLSIGELSLDQVQAAEAWANRAVWANLPIHARFVSPTELAQIPLRKPPTVSDAVRVVSIGDIDHSACGGTHPARSGEVGAIAVLGWGRQRGLIRVEFVCGNRVITALHERDTAVRTAAAALSVGWAELPQTVNRLQETQQSLQRELRQTQRELDALRAAQWYAQTPPVNGRRIVTATLPAADAERLRTIAGFIAELPGGIAIVAGGSERPQIVVACAEDSAGDARQILAAGMAVLGGRGGGNARLAQGGGGSPDALAAAMAAMIERAGASE from the coding sequence ATGAACGCCACTACGCGCCTCTACTACGACGACTCCTACCTGACAACGTTCAACGCGCAGGTGATCGCCACGACCGAACGTCAAGGGCTGCCTGCGGTCGCCCTCGATCAGAGCGCCTTCTACCCAGAGGGTGGTGGTCAACCCGCCGATCAGGGCTGGCTATCTGCCGCCACCGATCCTGACCGGCGCTGGCCGGTGATTGACGTGCAGAGTGACAACGGCGTTGTCTGGCATATCCTGGCGACCGGCGTTCAGCTTCCCGAACCGGGAACTATCGTCACCGGTCAGATCAACTGGGAACGCCGCTTCGACCACATGCAACAACACTGTGGTCAGCACATCCTCACCGCAGCCTTCATCGCGACGTGCAATGCACCAACCGTCTCCTTCCATCTGAGCGAGCGCAGCGTCACCATTGATCTCAGCATCGGCGAACTCAGCCTGGATCAGGTCCAGGCTGCCGAAGCCTGGGCCAATCGTGCCGTGTGGGCAAACCTACCGATCCATGCCCGCTTTGTATCGCCGACCGAACTGGCTCAGATCCCGCTGCGCAAACCACCGACCGTCAGTGACGCAGTGCGCGTAGTCAGCATTGGTGACATCGATCACTCAGCGTGTGGCGGCACCCATCCGGCCCGCAGTGGTGAAGTCGGCGCGATTGCCGTTCTGGGGTGGGGGCGACAACGTGGCCTGATCCGGGTCGAGTTTGTGTGTGGGAACCGCGTCATTACCGCCCTTCACGAACGGGATACCGCTGTGCGGACGGCTGCCGCAGCGTTGAGCGTGGGCTGGGCAGAACTTCCGCAGACCGTCAATCGCTTGCAAGAGACCCAGCAATCGCTTCAACGCGAACTGCGCCAGACCCAGCGCGAACTCGATGCACTGCGGGCAGCGCAGTGGTATGCGCAGACCCCACCCGTCAACGGGCGGCGTATCGTGACCGCCACCCTTCCCGCTGCCGACGCCGAGCGCCTGCGCACCATTGCCGGCTTTATCGCTGAACTGCCGGGTGGCATTGCCATTGTCGCCGGCGGCAGCGAACGACCGCAGATCGTCGTTGCCTGCGCCGAAGACAGTGCCGGCGACGCCCGGCAAATCCTGGCCGCCGGGATGGCCGTCCTCGGTGGGCGTGGCGGTGGCAATGCCCGCCTTGCTCAGGGCGGTGGCGGCTCACCCGACGCCCTGGCTGCGGCAATGGCAGCGATGATCGAGCGTGCGGGGGCATCTGAATAG
- the metK gene encoding methionine adenosyltransferase, whose product MANTFMNSPRFYFTSESVSEGHPDKMCDQISDAILDAFLSHDPKARVAVETATTTGLIVVLGEVTYERGYIPIEEIVRRTVKEIGYTSAEYGFDADTCGVMVAIHGQSPDIAMGVDKALEAKIGAMADDVEAVGAGDQGMMFGFACDETPELMPASIALAHRLIRRLERVRKDGTLPYLRPDAKSQVTVEYSFGKPVRVDTVLISSQHAPDITQDQIRADLIEHVIKTEIPEAWLDSQTKIFINPTGRFVIGGPMGDSGLTGRKIIVDTYGGVARHGGGAFSGKDPSKVDRSAAYACRWVAKNIVAAGLARRVELQVSYAIGVARPLSLSVETFGTAAVPDEVILKAVNEVFDLRPGAIIRDLDLRRPIYRKTAAGGHFGRTDIDLPWERTNRVEELRRAAGL is encoded by the coding sequence ATGGCAAACACATTTATGAACTCGCCTCGCTTCTACTTCACCAGTGAGAGTGTCAGCGAGGGCCATCCCGACAAAATGTGTGATCAGATCAGCGACGCAATTCTCGATGCGTTCCTGAGTCACGACCCGAAGGCACGGGTGGCAGTGGAAACGGCGACAACCACCGGTCTGATCGTGGTGCTGGGTGAAGTAACTTACGAACGCGGCTACATTCCGATTGAAGAGATCGTCCGCCGCACGGTGAAAGAGATTGGCTATACCAGCGCCGAATATGGCTTCGACGCCGACACCTGTGGCGTGATGGTCGCCATTCACGGTCAATCGCCCGATATTGCGATGGGTGTTGATAAAGCGCTTGAAGCCAAGATCGGCGCTATGGCCGATGACGTGGAAGCGGTTGGGGCCGGCGATCAAGGGATGATGTTCGGCTTCGCCTGTGATGAGACGCCGGAACTGATGCCGGCCAGCATCGCCCTGGCCCATCGCCTGATCCGTCGGCTGGAGCGGGTACGCAAAGATGGCACACTACCCTATCTGCGTCCCGACGCCAAATCGCAAGTGACGGTTGAGTACAGCTTTGGCAAACCGGTGCGGGTTGATACTGTGCTGATCAGCAGCCAGCATGCACCGGACATCACTCAGGATCAAATCCGCGCCGATTTGATCGAGCACGTCATCAAGACAGAAATTCCCGAAGCATGGCTGGATAGCCAGACCAAAATTTTCATCAATCCAACCGGTCGCTTCGTGATCGGTGGGCCAATGGGTGACAGCGGCCTCACCGGGCGCAAGATCATTGTGGACACTTACGGTGGCGTTGCCCGCCATGGTGGTGGTGCCTTCAGCGGCAAAGACCCCTCAAAAGTTGATCGCAGTGCTGCCTACGCCTGCCGCTGGGTTGCGAAGAACATTGTCGCCGCTGGACTGGCCCGTCGGGTCGAACTGCAAGTGAGCTACGCTATCGGCGTCGCCCGCCCGCTCTCGCTCAGCGTCGAAACCTTCGGTACCGCTGCCGTTCCCGATGAAGTCATCCTCAAAGCGGTGAATGAGGTCTTTGATCTGCGGCCAGGTGCGATTATCCGCGATCTTGATCTGCGGCGTCCGATCTACCGCAAGACGGCGGCTGGTGGACATTTCGGGCGGACTGACATCGATCTGCCATGGGAGCGCACGAATCGGGTGGAAGAGCTGCGCCGCGCTGCCGGCTTGTAG
- a CDS encoding DHH family phosphoesterase, translating to MIYTDPRQAVEPIRSLLDQTQRILVLSHVNPDGDAIGSMLATMHVLRALGKEAIAVASSPPIDYCAVLPGFPDLLVYQSGTKLPACDLIWMVDVAHLSRAGLIYDEHAAFLNNRPLIIVDHHATNDGGGTVSLIQPQIPSCAEVLLDLFTALAWPISADAATCLYLGMLTDTQSFQTPNVAPATMRRAAMLLEAGAAKQPVIDAVFFSIPPSTLRLTGMAMAQLQQEDGIFWTVVSQEMLQAANADESATDDTVSRLQRVAGMRACVLFRERPDGTVKISLRSVPGVDVAAVAQRWGGGGHRQAAGATLTMSLTAAVDAVLPALREAVHGKQ from the coding sequence ATGATCTACACCGATCCCCGGCAAGCGGTCGAACCGATCCGGTCACTGCTGGATCAGACTCAACGGATTCTGGTGCTGAGCCACGTGAATCCTGATGGTGATGCGATTGGGTCAATGTTGGCAACTATGCACGTCTTGCGTGCATTGGGTAAAGAAGCGATTGCAGTCGCTTCCTCTCCGCCGATTGACTACTGTGCTGTTTTGCCCGGTTTTCCCGATTTGCTCGTGTATCAATCCGGCACCAAGCTCCCGGCCTGCGATCTGATCTGGATGGTAGATGTGGCCCATCTCTCGCGCGCCGGTCTGATCTACGATGAGCACGCAGCGTTTCTCAACAATCGGCCACTCATCATTGTTGATCACCATGCCACCAATGACGGCGGTGGTACGGTGAGTCTCATTCAGCCGCAGATCCCTTCCTGCGCTGAGGTTTTACTCGATCTGTTTACCGCACTCGCCTGGCCGATCTCGGCTGACGCAGCAACATGCCTCTACCTGGGCATGCTCACCGACACGCAGAGCTTTCAGACACCAAATGTTGCTCCTGCAACGATGCGTCGCGCTGCAATGTTGCTGGAAGCCGGTGCTGCCAAACAACCGGTCATCGATGCTGTCTTCTTTTCGATTCCACCGTCTACCCTGCGTTTGACCGGTATGGCAATGGCGCAGCTCCAGCAGGAAGATGGTATCTTCTGGACGGTCGTTTCCCAAGAGATGTTGCAGGCGGCGAATGCTGATGAGTCGGCAACCGATGATACGGTCTCCCGCCTCCAACGGGTGGCCGGCATGCGGGCCTGTGTCCTCTTTCGCGAACGTCCTGATGGAACGGTAAAGATCAGTTTGCGTTCGGTACCGGGGGTTGACGTGGCGGCAGTTGCTCAGCGTTGGGGTGGTGGTGGTCACCGTCAGGCTGCGGGGGCAACGTTGACCATGAGCCTCACTGCGGCAGTGGATGCAGTCCTTCCCGCCCTACGCGAAGCTGTGCATGGGAAGCAATGA
- the rbfA gene encoding 30S ribosome-binding factor RbfA: MAKHRLQQVADTMQRVLGDVIQKELKDPRVGFATVTGVEVSADLQHAKVRISVMGSPEEREAAMAALQRARGFLRKRVAEEMSYMRFVPELHLIQDTSLDYTMHMDEVFRAIQHERLVNPPKLDDEQ, translated from the coding sequence ATGGCAAAACACCGCTTGCAACAGGTTGCCGATACCATGCAACGTGTGCTTGGTGATGTCATACAGAAAGAGCTAAAAGATCCGCGGGTCGGTTTTGCAACAGTAACCGGCGTTGAGGTCAGCGCCGATCTGCAACACGCAAAGGTGCGCATTTCGGTCATGGGTTCACCAGAAGAACGTGAAGCGGCAATGGCTGCGTTACAGCGCGCACGAGGCTTTTTGCGCAAACGAGTGGCCGAGGAGATGAGTTATATGCGCTTTGTTCCTGAATTGCACCTGATTCAGGACACCTCTCTCGACTACACGATGCATATGGACGAAGTATTCCGCGCTATTCAACACGAGCGGTTAGTCAATCCGCCCAAACTTGACGATGAACAGTAA